A stretch of Pogona vitticeps strain Pit_001003342236 chromosome 5, PviZW2.1, whole genome shotgun sequence DNA encodes these proteins:
- the IFT27 gene encoding intraflagellar transport protein 27 homolog isoform X1 translates to MVKLVAKCIVAGDSAVGKSALVQMFCNDGAHFQKNYTLTTGVELLVKAVPIPETSDTVELFLFDSASKELFSEMLEKLWEQPNAVCIVYDVTNEQSFGNCEKWLEKVRAQVSGRQIPGVLVGNKTDLIERRVVEQKQAQGWAESNGLGYCEISVKEMENYEAPFNIVANSFHQLYKEKVEAFHALGSGQVITCCR, encoded by the exons ATGGTGAAGCTGGTTGCCAAATGCATCGTGGCAG GTGATTCAGCAGTAGGGAAGAGTGCCTTGGTCCAGATGTTCTGCAATGATGGGGCTCATTTCCAGAAAAACTATACATTG ACAACAGGAGTAGAACTTCTAGTGAAGGCAGTGCCAATTCCAGAAACTAGTGACACTGTG GAACTCTTCCTTTTTGACTCAGCAAGCAAAGAACTTTTCTCAGAGATGCTAGAGAAACTG TGGGAACAGCCGAATGCTGTATGTATTGTATACGATGTCACCAATGAGCAGTCTTTTGGTAACTGTGAAAAGTGGCTAGAGAAGGTGAGGGCCCAAGTCTCTGGAAGGCAAATTCCAG gTGTGCTGGTGGGCAATAAGACAGATTTAATTGAGAGGCGAGTTGTGGAGCAAAAACAAGCACAAGGATGGGCAGAAAGCAATGGCTTGGGATACTGTGAGATTTCAGTT AAGGAGATGGAAAACTATGAAgctccttttaatattgtggcaAATTCCTTCCATCAGCTATACAAAGAGAAGGTGGAAGCTTTTCATGCACTG
- the IFT27 gene encoding intraflagellar transport protein 27 homolog isoform X2, which yields MVKLVAKCIVAGDSAVGKSALVQMFCNDGAHFQKNYTLTTGVELLVKAVPIPETSDTVWEQPNAVCIVYDVTNEQSFGNCEKWLEKVRAQVSGRQIPGVLVGNKTDLIERRVVEQKQAQGWAESNGLGYCEISVKEMENYEAPFNIVANSFHQLYKEKVEAFHALGSGQVITCCR from the exons ATGGTGAAGCTGGTTGCCAAATGCATCGTGGCAG GTGATTCAGCAGTAGGGAAGAGTGCCTTGGTCCAGATGTTCTGCAATGATGGGGCTCATTTCCAGAAAAACTATACATTG ACAACAGGAGTAGAACTTCTAGTGAAGGCAGTGCCAATTCCAGAAACTAGTGACACTGTG TGGGAACAGCCGAATGCTGTATGTATTGTATACGATGTCACCAATGAGCAGTCTTTTGGTAACTGTGAAAAGTGGCTAGAGAAGGTGAGGGCCCAAGTCTCTGGAAGGCAAATTCCAG gTGTGCTGGTGGGCAATAAGACAGATTTAATTGAGAGGCGAGTTGTGGAGCAAAAACAAGCACAAGGATGGGCAGAAAGCAATGGCTTGGGATACTGTGAGATTTCAGTT AAGGAGATGGAAAACTATGAAgctccttttaatattgtggcaAATTCCTTCCATCAGCTATACAAAGAGAAGGTGGAAGCTTTTCATGCACTG
- the IFT27 gene encoding intraflagellar transport protein 27 homolog isoform X3, with the protein MVKLVAKCIVAGDSAVGKSALVQMFCNDGAHFQKNYTLTTGVELLVKAVPIPETSDTVWEQPNAVCIVYDVTNEQSFGNCEKWLEKVRAQVSGRQIPGVLVGNKTDLIERRVVEQKQAQGWAESNGLGYCEISVKEMENYEAPFNIVANSFHQLYKEKVEAFHALV; encoded by the exons ATGGTGAAGCTGGTTGCCAAATGCATCGTGGCAG GTGATTCAGCAGTAGGGAAGAGTGCCTTGGTCCAGATGTTCTGCAATGATGGGGCTCATTTCCAGAAAAACTATACATTG ACAACAGGAGTAGAACTTCTAGTGAAGGCAGTGCCAATTCCAGAAACTAGTGACACTGTG TGGGAACAGCCGAATGCTGTATGTATTGTATACGATGTCACCAATGAGCAGTCTTTTGGTAACTGTGAAAAGTGGCTAGAGAAGGTGAGGGCCCAAGTCTCTGGAAGGCAAATTCCAG gTGTGCTGGTGGGCAATAAGACAGATTTAATTGAGAGGCGAGTTGTGGAGCAAAAACAAGCACAAGGATGGGCAGAAAGCAATGGCTTGGGATACTGTGAGATTTCAGTT AAGGAGATGGAAAACTATGAAgctccttttaatattgtggcaAATTCCTTCCATCAGCTATACAAAGAGAAGGTGGAAGCTTTTCATGCACTGGTATGA